One part of the Sulfolobus tengchongensis genome encodes these proteins:
- the prpB gene encoding methylisocitrate lyase, protein MSQVLKESDFLIIPGVFNPFTAILAKKVGFKAVYLSGAALTSSYGLPDIGLITLDEVAEMIRRIKEVVDIPIIVDADTGFGEAINVYRTVRVLEKAGADAIQIEDQRMPKKCGHLEGKEVVEPLEMVQKIKAALKARRNALIIARVDSRGVISLDDAIERAKIYLEEGADIIFPEALTSKEEFAKFAKEVKAPLLANMTEFGKTPYIKAQEFKEMGYRYVIFPVTIFRVAAKAMREALEVLLKEGTQVNLLDKMITRQEQYEIIDYFFYERLDKELGSIKLLRKL, encoded by the coding sequence CTTTACCGCAATATTAGCTAAAAAGGTAGGATTTAAGGCAGTTTATCTTTCTGGGGCTGCTCTTACCTCATCCTATGGTTTGCCAGATATAGGATTAATAACATTAGATGAAGTAGCCGAAATGATAAGGAGGATAAAGGAAGTCGTAGATATTCCAATCATAGTTGATGCAGATACTGGTTTTGGAGAGGCAATAAATGTTTATAGAACTGTAAGAGTTCTCGAAAAAGCCGGTGCTGATGCAATTCAAATAGAAGATCAAAGAATGCCAAAGAAGTGTGGTCATCTAGAAGGTAAAGAGGTCGTTGAACCTTTAGAGATGGTTCAAAAAATAAAGGCTGCCTTAAAGGCTAGAAGAAACGCGCTAATAATTGCTAGAGTAGATTCTCGTGGCGTAATTAGTTTAGATGACGCAATAGAGAGAGCTAAGATCTACTTAGAGGAGGGCGCAGATATAATATTTCCAGAGGCATTAACAAGTAAGGAAGAATTCGCTAAATTTGCTAAAGAAGTCAAAGCTCCACTGCTAGCTAATATGACTGAGTTTGGAAAAACACCTTATATTAAGGCTCAAGAGTTTAAGGAAATGGGTTACAGATACGTGATATTTCCAGTAACAATATTCAGAGTTGCTGCTAAAGCTATGAGAGAGGCATTAGAGGTATTATTAAAAGAGGGTACGCAAGTTAATTTACTTGATAAAATGATCACTAGACAAGAGCAATATGAGATTATAGATTACTTCTTCTATGAGAGATTAGATAAGGAATTGGGTAGTATAAAGCTCCTTAGAAAGCTTTAA
- a CDS encoding CBS domain-containing protein — translation MAITSENLIKRAPITVKAGTKAIEAVKIMYRNNIGSVVIVNENGYPVGIFTERDLVRAVACGKDLNDSVESLGTYGKLITVKPNSPIGEIAEKMVKNNIRHILVVDNEGKLVGVVSIKDIVNEKHVLDFLIKSETTWEGGTD, via the coding sequence ATGGCAATAACTTCTGAAAACCTAATTAAGAGAGCACCGATAACTGTCAAAGCCGGGACTAAGGCTATTGAAGCCGTCAAGATTATGTATCGTAACAACATAGGTTCAGTAGTAATTGTGAATGAAAATGGTTACCCAGTAGGCATATTTACTGAGAGGGATCTAGTTCGTGCCGTAGCCTGTGGTAAAGATCTGAATGATAGTGTAGAGAGCTTAGGAACCTATGGGAAGCTTATAACAGTTAAGCCCAATTCTCCTATCGGAGAAATAGCTGAAAAAATGGTAAAAAATAACATTAGGCATATTTTAGTTGTAGATAATGAGGGTAAGTTAGTAGGAGTTGTCTCTATAAAAGATATCGTAAATGAGAAACATGTTTTAGATTTTCTTATTAAGTCCGAAACTACTTGGGAAGGAGGGACAGATTAA